In one window of Chitinophagales bacterium DNA:
- a CDS encoding helix-turn-helix transcriptional regulator, producing the protein MTQSMLSVSLLNGKAPIKIDFLHTKKAALILRAINHKLRQQMLKLIDEHKKMTVTEIYIKLRLEQSVASQHLAILRRAGIVATQREGKFIYYAVNYNRLTEVIRFVEELVG; encoded by the coding sequence ATGACACAGTCCATGTTATCGGTTTCTTTGTTGAACGGAAAAGCTCCGATTAAGATAGATTTCTTACACACCAAGAAAGCTGCATTGATTCTTAGAGCAATCAACCATAAACTGAGACAGCAAATGTTGAAGTTGATTGATGAGCACAAGAAGATGACAGTGACTGAAATTTACATCAAACTCAGACTTGAGCAATCTGTTGCATCACAACACCTCGCCATTTTGAGAAGAGCAGGTATTGTTGCCACACAGCGAGAAGGAAAATTCATCTATTATGCGGTGAATTACAACAGGCTGACAGAAGTGATCCGCTTTGTAGAAGAATTGGTTGGCTAA
- the tsaB gene encoding tRNA (adenosine(37)-N6)-threonylcarbamoyltransferase complex dimerization subunit type 1 TsaB, with product MATLLHIDTATEFAVVGFSKDGKLLGQKKNAEQQQHASFLQPSIQSLSNELDLSLHEIDAVVVSNGPGSYTGLRVGLASAKGICFALAKPLITLNTLQVMAHASRKVFPEAGCFCPMIDARRMEVFTGVYDQQLNTVLPVQAMILEANSFTDILNEQVVVFTGPGQEKFGQICKHQNARFAALEHDVTDILPLAEQAFVNQQFADLAYAEPFYSKAFYTTQQKK from the coding sequence ATGGCTACCCTACTGCATATTGATACAGCCACTGAATTTGCTGTTGTGGGTTTCAGCAAGGATGGTAAGCTCTTGGGGCAAAAAAAGAATGCCGAGCAACAACAACACGCATCATTTTTGCAGCCAAGTATTCAAAGCCTCTCTAATGAGTTAGACTTATCACTACACGAAATTGATGCAGTGGTAGTGAGTAATGGCCCGGGAAGTTACACTGGTTTACGTGTGGGGCTTGCATCTGCCAAAGGCATTTGTTTTGCGTTAGCAAAACCATTAATTACGCTGAACACCTTGCAGGTAATGGCACATGCTTCGCGAAAAGTATTTCCTGAAGCCGGTTGCTTTTGTCCCATGATTGATGCCAGGAGAATGGAAGTATTTACGGGTGTATATGATCAGCAACTGAATACTGTTTTGCCCGTTCAAGCGATGATTTTAGAAGCGAACAGCTTCACAGATATTCTAAACGAACAAGTGGTAGTTTTTACCGGTCCCGGGCAGGAAAAATTCGGACAAATCTGCAAGCATCAGAATGCCCGCTTCGCTGCTTTAGAACACGATGTTACAGACATACTGCCGCTTGCGGAGCAAGCATTTGTAAATCAACAGTTTGCGGATTTAGCTTACGCTGAACCCTTTTACAGCAAAGCTTTTTACACTACACAGCAGAAAAAATAA